The Herminiimonas arsenitoxidans genome window below encodes:
- a CDS encoding ABC transporter ATP-binding protein: MKTNNLELRIADRLLVGGLNWQVGPGECWCVIGRNGAGKSTLLRTLVGLRAADGGQVELQNRALAKWPLQDLARERAFLPQGRSDAFGYRVIETVLTARHPYHESAYWESDADYAAAHAALQIMDVDTLAERDVRSLSGGERQRVAIAAVLAQDTSLLLLDEPTNALDLGHQVSVMNLLSKLCREQKKSVVMVSHDLNLAHSVATHALLLMGDGRWHAGSVDEVMQAPLLSECLGHPIEIVKHGKRTIYLAVEEEQ; encoded by the coding sequence ATGAAGACGAATAATCTTGAACTCCGCATCGCTGACCGTTTATTGGTCGGGGGCTTGAACTGGCAAGTTGGGCCGGGTGAATGTTGGTGCGTCATCGGTCGTAACGGTGCTGGTAAAAGCACCTTGCTCCGTACGCTGGTTGGTTTGCGTGCAGCAGATGGCGGGCAGGTTGAATTACAGAACCGTGCGCTTGCCAAGTGGCCTTTGCAGGATCTGGCGCGCGAGCGTGCGTTTTTGCCGCAAGGTAGAAGTGATGCCTTCGGTTATCGCGTGATAGAAACCGTATTGACTGCGCGTCATCCTTATCACGAGTCTGCGTATTGGGAATCGGATGCCGATTATGCGGCGGCACATGCAGCTTTACAGATCATGGATGTCGATACCTTGGCTGAACGCGATGTGCGCTCACTCTCTGGCGGTGAACGCCAGCGCGTAGCGATAGCTGCTGTGCTGGCACAGGATACGTCTTTATTGTTGTTGGATGAACCTACCAATGCCCTCGATCTGGGGCATCAGGTGAGCGTAATGAATTTGTTATCCAAGCTATGCCGCGAACAAAAGAAATCGGTGGTCATGGTTAGCCATGATTTGAATCTCGCGCATAGCGTGGCAACGCATGCTTTGCTGTTGATGGGCGATGGACGCTGGCACGCAGGTAGCGTTGATGAAGTCATGCAAGCTCCCTTGTTGAGTGAGTGTCTGGGTCATCCTATTGAGATCGTCAAACACGGCAAGCGCACAATTTACCTGGCAGTTGAGGAAGAACAATGA
- a CDS encoding FecCD family ABC transporter permease, with amino-acid sequence MNISAMQGRTRAWMVLSLLVFLAVLSLLIACVVGSVALSFSEIYGAVRELVAGTTSTMAATLVDLRLSRALSAFVTGGTLALAGVMMQALLRNPLAEPYVLGVSGGAAVGALGAMLLFSMTWMVDVAAFGGAIAISILLYVFAQRDLRGTSNTDGNAPLLLLTGVILASGCSALVALMLSIAPDNRLRGMVFWLIGDLSGTQFRWLPWIVLAGALVFSTRAARAINVIALHAEAASTLGINVGKYRIGLFLCAALLTASGVSNAGSIGFVGLIVPHACRFVLGPDHRLLLPAATLVGGAFLVLADTLARSIVAPQQLPVGVITALIGVPVFLLQLHQLRKRG; translated from the coding sequence ATGAATATTTCTGCGATGCAGGGGCGTACGCGTGCATGGATGGTTTTATCTCTGCTGGTTTTTCTTGCAGTGTTGAGTTTGTTGATTGCGTGCGTAGTTGGTTCGGTCGCACTGTCGTTTTCAGAAATATATGGCGCTGTGCGTGAATTGGTGGCGGGGACGACATCGACGATGGCGGCGACCTTGGTTGACCTGCGACTTAGTCGTGCGCTTTCTGCATTTGTAACTGGTGGCACCTTGGCGTTGGCTGGCGTGATGATGCAGGCGCTGTTACGCAATCCATTGGCAGAGCCGTATGTGCTTGGTGTATCGGGTGGTGCCGCGGTGGGTGCGCTTGGTGCGATGCTGCTTTTTTCAATGACGTGGATGGTGGATGTCGCCGCGTTTGGTGGTGCGATTGCGATATCGATCTTGTTGTATGTATTTGCGCAGCGTGATTTGCGCGGCACGTCCAACACGGATGGAAATGCGCCTTTGCTGTTGTTGACGGGCGTGATCCTCGCATCTGGTTGCAGCGCTTTGGTGGCCTTAATGCTGTCGATTGCGCCGGATAATCGTTTGCGCGGGATGGTGTTTTGGTTGATTGGTGATTTGTCGGGTACGCAGTTCCGTTGGTTGCCGTGGATAGTCCTGGCTGGTGCTTTGGTATTTTCTACGCGCGCGGCGCGTGCGATTAATGTGATTGCCTTGCATGCCGAAGCGGCATCGACATTGGGTATCAATGTGGGTAAATACCGTATTGGTCTGTTTTTATGTGCAGCATTGCTGACTGCTAGTGGCGTGAGTAATGCGGGCAGCATTGGTTTTGTGGGTTTGATTGTGCCGCATGCATGCCGTTTTGTTTTGGGGCCGGATCATCGCTTGCTGCTTCCCGCTGCAACTTTGGTGGGCGGTGCATTTCTAGTTTTGGCAGATACTTTGGCGCGTAGCATCGTCGCGCCGCAACAGCTTCCGGTTGGCGTGATTACCGCATTGATAGGTGTGCCGGTTTTCCTGTTGCAACTGCATCAATTGAGAAAGCGCGGATGA
- a CDS encoding TonB-dependent receptor domain-containing protein codes for MTSSVLRRANLAFQPLAIALSVSAAFSPLSFAQTPTDQSLAPVLVTASRTAQKASDVLADSTVITAEEIAESGQTSIIDLLQTQRSIEIKRNGGAGSDADVYIRGANAKQTILLIDGVRSVSSTLGSPAWSAIPLSQIERIEIVRGPLSSFYGADALGGVIQVFTKKGSGAPRLTFSAGAGTYGERVVTAGVSGSTEGEHVIRYSINASQEEADGFSSRVGAGFDPDKDAYTKNNLSGQFSWNLTKGQELGFMFLNSRNNAAYDGNGIPPFKPYIVSEVDVYSVYSRNQITNNWSSLLQLSRSYSKQQQYTSAVPAINNSTQDQISWQNDLKIGSDVLQLLVERREESVVNPTQAKQNNRSRSNNSLALAYQLNRDEHLGSASVRYDNSSAYGSNVTGSLGYGYRLSKALRVSGSVGTSFRAPTYNDLYFAPNFGNPDVKPEKGKNTEIGAYYDDGKSDFSIAYYHNQITDLIVSRTPCPNIILGTSCSYNLNSAVLKGVSVGGSTKVSDFRIYGTLDWQDPRDKATNTLIERRARLHGTLGFSHKYGSFKSGADVIFSGSRFDAAKQVNRLGGYALLNLHASYDLNDDWQLFGRWNNVLDKKYEVARTYQTPGSNVFAGIRYGFK; via the coding sequence ATGACCTCATCCGTTTTACGGCGCGCTAATTTGGCGTTCCAACCGCTTGCCATTGCACTTTCTGTTTCTGCTGCGTTTTCTCCTTTGAGTTTCGCGCAAACTCCTACTGATCAATCGTTAGCGCCAGTATTGGTGACAGCTTCGCGTACCGCGCAGAAAGCTAGTGATGTTTTAGCTGACAGTACTGTTATTACCGCAGAGGAAATTGCGGAATCAGGGCAAACATCCATTATCGATTTGCTACAAACTCAGCGGAGTATTGAAATTAAGCGAAATGGTGGTGCCGGCAGTGATGCGGATGTTTACATTCGGGGTGCGAATGCAAAACAGACGATTCTTTTGATCGATGGTGTGCGTAGTGTGTCTTCCACTTTGGGAAGTCCGGCATGGTCGGCTATTCCACTGTCACAAATTGAGAGAATTGAAATTGTGAGAGGGCCATTGAGCAGTTTTTATGGCGCTGATGCTCTTGGTGGTGTAATTCAGGTCTTTACTAAAAAAGGAAGTGGCGCACCACGACTAACATTTTCTGCTGGTGCTGGCACCTATGGTGAGCGAGTTGTGACGGCTGGAGTGTCAGGTTCTACTGAAGGAGAGCATGTTATTCGCTACTCTATCAATGCCTCTCAAGAGGAAGCTGACGGTTTTTCATCAAGAGTTGGTGCAGGTTTCGATCCAGATAAAGATGCGTATACGAAGAATAATCTGAGCGGACAATTTTCTTGGAATCTGACCAAAGGACAGGAGCTTGGATTTATGTTCCTGAATAGCCGTAATAATGCGGCGTATGACGGTAATGGCATTCCACCCTTCAAACCATATATTGTGAGCGAGGTGGATGTATATTCAGTCTATTCGCGCAATCAGATCACGAATAATTGGAGCAGTTTGCTGCAGCTTTCTCGTTCTTATTCCAAGCAACAGCAATACACGTCAGCAGTTCCAGCTATAAACAATTCAACGCAAGATCAAATCAGTTGGCAAAACGATTTGAAAATTGGCAGTGATGTATTGCAATTACTCGTTGAGCGTCGCGAGGAAAGTGTCGTCAACCCTACTCAGGCAAAACAGAACAACCGCAGTCGTAGCAATAATTCGTTAGCACTTGCTTATCAATTGAACCGCGATGAGCATCTGGGTAGTGCCAGCGTGCGTTACGATAACAGTTCTGCATACGGCTCTAACGTGACAGGTAGCTTGGGTTACGGTTATCGCTTAAGTAAAGCACTGAGAGTTAGTGGCAGCGTGGGAACCAGTTTCCGTGCACCGACTTACAATGACCTGTACTTTGCGCCTAACTTTGGCAATCCTGATGTCAAACCTGAGAAAGGTAAGAATACGGAAATCGGTGCTTATTACGATGATGGGAAATCTGATTTTAGTATTGCCTATTATCATAATCAGATCACGGATTTGATTGTCTCTAGAACACCTTGTCCCAACATCATTCTTGGAACTTCTTGTTCCTATAACCTTAATAGTGCAGTTTTAAAAGGTGTGTCGGTCGGCGGCTCTACAAAAGTGTCCGATTTTAGAATATATGGAACCTTGGATTGGCAGGACCCTCGTGATAAAGCGACTAATACCTTGATTGAGCGTCGTGCTCGTTTGCATGGAACTTTAGGCTTCAGTCATAAATATGGTTCGTTTAAATCCGGGGCCGATGTCATTTTCTCTGGATCCCGTTTCGACGCAGCAAAGCAAGTCAATCGTTTGGGCGGCTATGCATTGCTGAATCTACACGCCAGCTATGATTTGAATGATGACTGGCAGTTGTTCGGTCGTTGGAATAATGTTTTGGATAAAAAGTACGAAGTTGCACGCACTTACCAAACTCCAGGGTCCAATGTTTTTGCCGGTATCCGTTACGGATTCAAATAA
- a CDS encoding TonB-dependent receptor: MKSASSNHRTAAWKPLALVSALATLTFPAVAQVESGQQLAPVTVSASRFQSTEAPIGATVITAEQIREAGIGNVNQAIRKIGGVYGRQDLNGASDFVLDLRGFGGASENNMVVMVDGIRISENEQASTLMSSIPIESVERIEIVRGGSSVLYGQGATGGTIQIITKRGVKGTHGSLFAEVGNRNSKEVRASLSKGWDGFSINANVGALQTDNYRDRNALKQENFSGGMQWASDQGRIGMRIDASHQKFDLPGGITWEQFLQNPRQAKDLSNFGSIDSTLYTLFGERRFGNWELAADLSYRERQGDYFSPTYQSTYDGRSSQFSPRARHILKTGNLVNEFVIGLDIGKSGRNTIDTFSGSAKASQDAQALYVRDEIRFGKSRIAAGVRHEIFNQSSRGANIYDRKISLNAWDLQGSYDLSAVASFFAKVGRSYRIANVDDNSGTSTGLPLNPQTSNDLEVGATLGNEAKKLTAKLFQHKLKNEIYYDLLSPPCFGTFCGANINLDPTKHEGIEIEANARLTQEFTVSGILRHVKAKFTEGPYAGKEMTLIPKNTATLRLNWLPGNGQSANVGVQWIDSQRYAGDSNNACSTKIPSFATLDARYSIRVGTWEFAVTGTNLADKNYFSQAFGACRDTASIYPDAGRVVKFSARKDF; this comes from the coding sequence ATGAAATCCGCATCATCAAATCACCGTACCGCTGCATGGAAACCGCTCGCACTGGTTTCTGCACTCGCTACTCTGACTTTCCCGGCTGTTGCGCAAGTGGAAAGCGGTCAACAATTGGCGCCGGTTACGGTCTCGGCATCACGCTTTCAAAGTACAGAAGCTCCTATTGGCGCGACGGTGATTACTGCCGAACAAATTCGCGAAGCTGGGATTGGCAATGTGAATCAAGCGATTCGCAAGATTGGTGGCGTGTATGGTCGTCAAGATTTGAATGGCGCATCAGACTTCGTACTTGACTTGCGTGGGTTTGGTGGCGCTAGTGAAAACAATATGGTGGTGATGGTTGACGGCATTCGCATATCCGAAAATGAACAGGCTTCAACATTGATGTCCTCGATTCCTATCGAGTCAGTTGAGCGTATTGAAATTGTACGTGGTGGCAGTAGCGTTTTGTATGGTCAAGGTGCAACCGGCGGTACGATTCAGATTATTACTAAGCGAGGAGTTAAAGGTACACACGGCTCGCTTTTTGCAGAAGTCGGTAATCGTAATAGCAAAGAAGTGCGGGCATCTTTGTCCAAAGGTTGGGATGGTTTCTCAATCAATGCAAATGTAGGTGCTTTGCAAACCGATAACTACCGTGATCGCAATGCGCTGAAACAAGAAAACTTTAGTGGTGGCATGCAATGGGCATCAGATCAAGGGCGCATAGGTATGCGTATTGATGCATCCCATCAGAAATTTGATTTGCCAGGTGGCATAACGTGGGAACAATTTCTACAAAATCCGAGACAGGCGAAGGATTTATCTAATTTTGGTTCTATAGATTCAACTCTCTATACCTTATTTGGTGAACGTCGTTTTGGTAATTGGGAGCTTGCAGCAGACCTTTCTTATCGTGAACGACAAGGTGACTATTTTTCCCCAACTTATCAAAGTACGTATGATGGTCGCTCCTCACAATTCTCTCCTCGTGCCCGTCATATTCTTAAAACTGGGAACCTCGTTAACGAATTTGTAATTGGTCTGGATATTGGAAAATCTGGAAGAAATACAATTGATACCTTTAGCGGATCTGCTAAAGCATCTCAAGATGCTCAAGCGTTATATGTGCGTGATGAGATTCGATTCGGAAAGTCTCGTATCGCAGCCGGCGTTCGCCATGAAATATTTAATCAGAGTTCACGTGGTGCGAATATCTATGATCGAAAAATTTCATTAAACGCTTGGGATTTGCAGGGTAGTTATGATCTGTCAGCAGTAGCGAGTTTTTTTGCAAAAGTTGGTCGCAGCTACCGTATTGCAAATGTGGACGATAATTCTGGAACATCAACTGGTTTGCCATTGAATCCGCAAACTTCCAATGATTTGGAGGTCGGTGCAACGCTAGGAAACGAAGCGAAAAAGCTGACTGCTAAGTTGTTTCAACATAAGTTAAAAAATGAAATTTATTATGATCTACTTAGTCCACCATGTTTCGGCACGTTTTGTGGTGCAAACATAAATCTTGATCCAACCAAACATGAGGGAATTGAGATAGAGGCCAATGCTCGCCTTACTCAAGAATTTACTGTTTCTGGAATTCTACGGCATGTAAAAGCTAAATTTACTGAAGGCCCTTATGCAGGAAAAGAGATGACGCTGATACCTAAAAATACAGCAACTCTGCGTTTGAATTGGTTACCTGGTAATGGGCAAAGCGCAAATGTTGGTGTTCAATGGATTGATTCGCAACGTTACGCAGGTGATTCCAATAATGCTTGCAGCACGAAAATCCCTTCGTTTGCAACACTTGATGCGCGCTACTCGATACGAGTGGGGACATGGGAATTCGCCGTTACAGGTACAAATTTAGCTGACAAAAATTATTTCTCTCAGGCTTTTGGGGCATGTCGCGATACTGCCAGTATTTATCCAGATGCTGGCCGTGTGGTGAAATTCTCAGCACGTAAGGATTTTTGA
- a CDS encoding lipopolysaccharide kinase InaA family protein has product MSAGTKTAPLYGWRHLAATAPGFLFFANHNAEHDKCRRMGALIYNPAFSAHPTHRMFTPDQLHTISAQLALKSDRTQLIELDGAPIIVKQLEAPLKHWGYPVLNTLARLLGQPMLRAVPAPGGSEAQAIEIARLRSLAAAGVSVPEVLHVTPEWFALSFLGATSVDQLLRQQPEQGQQHWENGLQAILDLHRLGQTASQCFARNMIAHEGQISFIDFEDDPSKVMPLAAAQARDWLLYLHSTAYILNMKTQDIAQVFLGYVQQDDAAVQREVKRAARAFGWLRILPNKRKPWGRDVVSAQAAGQVLHFIAKQNT; this is encoded by the coding sequence ATGTCCGCGGGCACCAAAACTGCGCCATTGTACGGCTGGCGCCACTTAGCGGCAACTGCGCCGGGCTTTCTGTTCTTTGCAAACCACAATGCGGAACATGACAAATGCCGTCGGATGGGCGCGCTGATCTATAATCCAGCCTTCTCCGCTCATCCCACTCATCGCATGTTTACTCCTGACCAATTGCACACGATTTCAGCCCAACTGGCGCTCAAGTCTGACCGCACGCAATTGATTGAACTTGATGGCGCACCTATCATCGTCAAGCAACTGGAAGCACCGCTCAAACATTGGGGTTATCCAGTACTGAATACCCTGGCGCGCTTGCTCGGCCAGCCTATGCTGCGTGCTGTTCCCGCTCCGGGTGGTAGCGAGGCGCAGGCGATTGAAATTGCACGCTTGCGCTCCCTTGCTGCTGCAGGTGTTTCTGTGCCTGAAGTGCTGCACGTCACGCCGGAATGGTTTGCTCTCTCTTTCCTCGGCGCGACTTCGGTCGATCAGTTGCTGCGACAACAGCCTGAGCAAGGACAACAACATTGGGAAAATGGATTGCAGGCGATTCTGGATTTGCATCGTCTTGGCCAAACTGCGAGCCAATGTTTTGCGCGCAATATGATTGCGCACGAAGGTCAAATCAGCTTTATCGATTTTGAAGATGATCCAAGCAAGGTCATGCCGCTAGCAGCTGCACAGGCACGCGATTGGCTGCTGTACCTGCACTCGACTGCTTATATCTTGAATATGAAAACGCAAGACATCGCGCAGGTTTTTCTGGGATATGTGCAGCAGGATGATGCCGCTGTTCAGCGCGAAGTAAAACGTGCGGCGCGTGCCTTCGGCTGGCTACGCATCTTGCCGAACAAGCGCAAGCCGTGGGGTCGTGATGTGGTATCGGCTCAGGCTGCGGGACAAGTTCTGCACTTCATCGCCAAGCAGAATACGTAG